A window from Candidatus Neomarinimicrobiota bacterium encodes these proteins:
- a CDS encoding GYD domain-containing protein gives MATFFMFGIYSPDALEEMSAERTTKANRLVEGFGGKIKDIYALMGEQDLVLIIDFPDIQSAMKASVALSKLTGISFSTAPALAVDEFDKLIK, from the coding sequence ATGGCAACCTTCTTCATGTTCGGCATCTATTCACCTGACGCCTTGGAGGAGATGAGCGCCGAGCGTACTACTAAGGCCAATCGGCTCGTGGAAGGATTCGGCGGAAAAATCAAGGACATATATGCCCTCATGGGTGAGCAGGATCTGGTACTGATTATCGATTTCCCCGATATACAATCGGCCATGAAGGCCTCCGTGGCCTTAAGCAAGTTGACGGGCATTTCCTTCTCTACGGCTCCGGCGCTGGCAGTTGATGAGTTTGACAAACTGATAAAATAA